The following is a genomic window from Episyrphus balteatus chromosome 1, idEpiBalt1.1, whole genome shotgun sequence.
CGAAACTCCGagaaaaataaacctaaaaatatgaATCGACGAAGCATgcaatttgtttgattttaaatatcTGACcagatacaaaatttgtatttcaatacATGCCGTAAAGAAGCTGATATGCGTCATCATTTCTAACTGAAAGGGCGGAAATCGTTTTTatctattttcttaaaataggCGATACCCACAATTGTATAGGGCTCATAAGGTTTGCAGTTGCATATTCTTCTAGAATTATCCTCTACCGAATAAGCTGCTTcaaactttttactccaaaCCGAGAAAGTGCAGCCAGTATGCAAATGTATAAGTAACCTTGGATCTTTGTTGGACgaggtttaatttttattaaggaTAATTTTTccgaaattattttattatgatttttattttgctcaatttttaaaTAGCAAGAATTTCCTTCAAACTAACTCTCCCTATCTTCTCTTCCAGATATCGAACAAACAGACGAGGTTCTCTCGGAGGAAATACAAAAAGCTCATGTTGTTTGCATTGTGTATGCAGTCGATGACGATGAGACGCTGGATCGTATCACATCGCATTGGTTACCATTTATTCGCAATTCATGCAATGTAAGTGAGAAGGAGCCACAGGCATTAAAGAAACCAGTTGTGTTGGTTGGAAATAAAGTCGATTTGGTGGAATACTCGACAATTGATGTAAGTTACTAAACTTTATTagaataaacaatttttcactgaatattttgttcgtttttttgtctttaaagaGTGTTCTTACAATAATGGAAGACTTTCCGGAAGTAGAAAGCTGTGTGGAATGTTCGGCTAAGACTTTACACAACATTTCAGAAATGTTTTATTACGCACAAAAAGCAGTATTGCATCCAACATCACCACTTTATATAATGGAAGAGCAAGATGTAAGTTAAAACAATCTAAAATTCATATCCTAAATAAATCTTTAATTATATTATTCCTCAAAGTTAACACCAGCGTGCAAAAAGTCATTAGtgcgaatttttaaaatatgcgaCATTGACGGTGACAATTTGTTAAACGACTACGAACTTAATTTATTCCAAAGACGATGCTTCAACACCCCCCTCCAGCCACAAATTCTTGACGAAGTGAAAGccgtcattttaaaaaatataccagaTGGAATATTTAATGATGCGGTAACCCTGAAAGGTTTCCTATTCCTACACTGCCTGTTCGTACAGAGAGGACGCAATGAAACCACATGGGCGGTATTGCGTCGATTTGGTTACAGCGAAAATTTGGAAATGTGCAAAGAATATCTCCAGCCACCCATTAAAATACCTCCCGGCAGCAGTACAGAGCTTTCACATCGTGGACAACAGTTTTTAATTGCCCTATTTGAGAGATATGACAAAGATGGTGATGGCGCATTATCGCCCGACGAGCACAAGATGGTCTTTAGTACGTGTCCTTCGGCTCCATGGTCTTATTCAACAGATATTCGCAAGTCGTGTCCAGTGAATGATAGAGGCTGGGTAACACTGCATGGCTGGCTATGCCGCTGGACACTCATGACTCTGATTGATCTGCCAAAAACACTAGAGTACTTGGGCTATTTGGGTTTTAATGTCCATGAAAATGAATCACAATTGGCTGCGATTCATGTGACACGAGAGCGACGAATTGATTTGGCCAAGAGACAGAGTAGCAGGTCGGTATACATGTGTCATGTAATCGGTCCAAAAGGAGCTGGCAAAACGGGTCTGTGCCGAGGCCTGCTTGTGGaagatatgaaaaatttaattggaaaagaTTTCAAAACAAACATTGTGTATTGTGTGAATACAGTTCAAGTGTACGGACAGGAAAAGCACCTTATTTTGAGAGACATTGAAGTGAAACAAGTTCTCGATCCACTGCAACCGCAAGAAGTAAATTGTGATGTCGCTTGTTTAGTATATGATACCTCAAATCCACGTTCCTTTGAATATGTGGCCCGAATCTATATCAAATATTATGCCGAAAGTAAGATACCAGTTATGATTGTTGGCACAAAAGGTGATTTGGGTGAGAATCGGCAGGATTATTTATTACAACCTGTGGAATTTTGtgagaaatataaaattctacCACCGCATATATTtacattgaaaaataataaaaaagagcTTTATATTAAGCTAGCAACTATGGCTGCCTTCCCGTGagtatttataattgtttttaatatattcaaaaataatagaTATGATAACTGAATGATGGATGATGCAATGCgtgtttctataaaaaaaaaatatttatattaatttataccTTTGCGCGAGGAATGCCTAATAATCCATTAATATTTCAATTGAGATACTAAACAAAAAGTATAAGTGTGTTTCTTGcgaattgaattttgtttaacaaaaatgtTGTGTGCTTATTTAGGAAggaagat
Proteins encoded in this region:
- the LOC129907340 gene encoding mitochondrial Rho GTPase isoform X2, which produces MVVWNATRRNVRILLVGDPGVGKTSLILSLVSEEFPEDVPAKAEEITIPANVTPEQVPTNIVDYSNIEQTDEVLSEEIQKAHVVCIVYAVDDDETLDRITSHWLPFIRNSCNVSEKEPQALKKPVVLVGNKVDLVEYSTIDSVLTIMEDFPEVESCVECSAKTLHNISEMFYYAQKAVLHPTSPLYIMEEQDLTPACKKSLVRIFKICDIDGDNLLNDYELNLFQRRCFNTPLQPQILDEVKAVILKNIPDGIFNDAVTLKGFLFLHCLFVQRGRNETTWAVLRRFGYSENLEMCKEYLQPPIKIPPGSSTELSHRGQQFLIALFERYDKDGDGALSPDEHKMVFSTCPSAPWSYSTDIRKSCPVNDRGWVTLHGWLCRWTLMTLIDLPKTLEYLGYLGFNVHENESQLAAIHVTRERRIDLAKRQSSRSVYMCHVIGPKGAGKTGLCRGLLVEDMKNLIGKDFKTNIVYCVNTVQVYGQEKHLILRDIEVKQVLDPLQPQEVNCDVACLVYDTSNPRSFEYVARIYIKYYAESKIPVMIVGTKGDLGENRQDYLLQPVEFCEKYKILPPHIFTLKNNKKELYIKLATMAAFPRFQAAWILFYKHRHLRQFGLATEDPTVWWKAGIGIAAATLLGFFMMKAFHGSGPHSK
- the LOC129907340 gene encoding mitochondrial Rho GTPase isoform X1: MVVWNATRRNVRILLVGDPGVGKTSLILSLVSEEFPEDVPAKAEEITIPANVTPEQVPTNIVDYSNIEQTDEVLSEEIQKAHVVCIVYAVDDDETLDRITSHWLPFIRNSCNVSEKEPQALKKPVVLVGNKVDLVEYSTIDSVLTIMEDFPEVESCVECSAKTLHNISEMFYYAQKAVLHPTSPLYIMEEQDLTPACKKSLVRIFKICDIDGDNLLNDYELNLFQRRCFNTPLQPQILDEVKAVILKNIPDGIFNDAVTLKGFLFLHCLFVQRGRNETTWAVLRRFGYSENLEMCKEYLQPPIKIPPGSSTELSHRGQQFLIALFERYDKDGDGALSPDEHKMVFSTCPSAPWSYSTDIRKSCPVNDRGWVTLHGWLCRWTLMTLIDLPKTLEYLGYLGFNVHENESQLAAIHVTRERRIDLAKRQSSRSVYMCHVIGPKGAGKTGLCRGLLVEDMKNLIGKDFKTNIVYCVNTVQVYGQEKHLILRDIEVKQVLDPLQPQEVNCDVACLVYDTSNPRSFEYVARIYIKYYAESKIPVMIVGTKGDLGENRQDYLLQPVEFCEKYKILPPHIFTLKNNKKELYIKLATMAAFPRFQAAWILFYKHRLVQLWESAHLRQFGLATEDPTVWWKAGIGIAAATLLGFFMMKAFHGSGPHSK
- the LOC129907340 gene encoding mitochondrial Rho GTPase isoform X3 — protein: MVVWNATRRNVRILLVGDPGVGKTSLILSLVSEEFPEDVPAKAEEITIPANVTPEQVPTNIVDYSNIEQTDEVLSEEIQKAHVVCIVYAVDDDETLDRITSHWLPFIRNSCNVSEKEPQALKKPVVLVGNKVDLVEYSTIDSVLTIMEDFPEVESCVECSAKTLHNISEMFYYAQKAVLHPTSPLYIMEEQDLTPACKKSLVRIFKICDIDGDNLLNDYELNLFQRRCFNTPLQPQILDEVKAVILKNIPDGIFNDAVTLKGFLFLHCLFVQRGRNETTWAVLRRFGYSENLEMCKEYLQPPIKIPPGSSTELSHRGQQFLIALFERYDKDGDGALSPDEHKMVFSTCPSAPWSYSTDIRKSCPVNDRGWVTLHGWLCRWTLMTLIDLPKTLEYLGYLGFNVHENESQLAAIHVTRERRIDLAKRQSSRSVYMCHVIGPKGAGKTGLCRGLLVEDMKNLIGKDFKTNIVYCVNTVQVYGQEKHLILRDIEVKQVLDPLQPQEVNCDVACLVYDTSNPRSFEYVARIYIKYYAESKIPVMIVGTKGDLGENRQDYLLQPVEFCEKYKILPPHIFTLKNNKKELYIKLATMAAFPHLRQFGLATEDPTVWWKAGIGIAAATLLGFFMMKAFHGSGPHSK